A portion of the Phycodurus eques isolate BA_2022a chromosome 3, UOR_Pequ_1.1, whole genome shotgun sequence genome contains these proteins:
- the atxn2 gene encoding ataxin-2 isoform X4: MEQWRTFPGVACRQRLPQKNSNVSSRRPQRNSGQLLKNCRPPLSRIRGRHSGKGPAAVIFNGVYANMRMVHVLTSVVGTKCELKVKNGAVYEGVFKTYGPECDLVLDAAHRKSPELSVGPRKEDIVESIVFKAVDVVAVSFKDVDLNFARKVSSDTEHKGISLRVSDNFTDSAVSGRINGEHKEKDLEPWDGGETHNSDSLESLDTDVSNGWDPNDMFKYNEEKYGVLSTYDSSLSTYTVPLERDNSEEFLKREARAAQLAEEIEASSTYKARVALENDERSEEEKFTAVVRGEREMHTLSRENKYIPPGQRNREAMSWGSGRQNSPRLATNSAGPSAARAGLHDYNQSPGGDQRVVNGGSSHWPSPCPSPSSRPLPRYQSGPSSLPPRATTPTRPPSRPPSRPSRPHSHSSYPSSSSSSSSPFPVHGPSSTASTLPKRMSSEGPPRMSPKSQRTPRAHRVPPSRTTGMPPGVDLISHNAPGEVPVTPSNRGNSSGGTWSSVVSGAHRPRSPRQSNMGGASPSSSSLSQTGTTPPESFAAPMSASSPTAASPAPNTLASLTGDVKESRVQETRQTSPKANKDGMKDSSSSIIRSVCKGPPSLAPDHRKQLDNLKKFSEDFRLQSSSNSDPAFDHMITKPPRDSADKPTDLASLDKAATGPEEHGGGTPSTGAINTSKPGSPAALSPSPSGPEQKRVGLDVTSQGVQTTAMSTFGGPKHEEKEDKKEAVQDQVRKSTLNPNANEFKPRFNTQQPKPPNTPTPPRPQGQPSPSIVVQQPPTVYGQPVCFPQMYPLTPVSPGVQSPAMYQVQMPHMTVNQSKPYRPGKVPNMTQGRSDQHHPPGTPTLMHPATAAGPPIITQSPAYSAQYFTCSPQQFPSQQLVQQMPHYQSQAQHVFSPVMQGSARMMAPHGQPSLVSSSTNQYPEQTHTMYVSPGPMPQQYPHPSATLHPHQQHPQPSATPTGQAQQGGPPQHGGPPNHPAASPVQHPQHPQAAAAAAAAAQAIHLANQSQQPMYSALAPTPPSMTPGPNPQSPQASFPSAQQTVYIHPQQVQHGYNPNHMAHVQQAHMQSGMVPSHHAAPAHAPMMLMATQGPPGGPQPPMAQTALNHIPVSSTTHFSYLAHPQVQTHHQQQL, encoded by the exons atggaacaatggagaaccttcccaggagtggcctgccggcaaagattaccccaaaagaacagcaatgtctcatccaggaggccacaaaggaactcaggacaacttttaaagaactgcaggcctcccttgtctcggataag ggGAAGACACAGTGGTAAAGGTCCTGCAGCG GTCATTTTCAATGGAGTGTATGCGAACATGAGGATGGTCCACGTCTTGACATCAGTTGTG GGGACCAAGTGTGAACTGAAGGTGAAAAATGGAGCAGTCTATGAAGGAGTATTCAAGACCTATGGTCCAGAG TGTGACTTGGTGTTGGACGCAGCCCACAGGAAGAGCCCAGAGCTAAGCGTGGGCCCCAGGAAAGAGGACATTGTGGAGAGCATTGTCTTCAAGGCAGTCGATGTTGTCGCCGTGTCCTTCAAAGACGTTGACCTTAACTTTGCAAGGAAAG TTTCCTCAGACACAG aGCATAAAGGTATATCCTTGCGTGTCTCAGATAACTTCACAGACTCCGCAGTCAGTGGAAGGATCAATGGTGAGCATAAAGAGAAAGATCTCGAGCCGTGGGATGGCGGAGAAACCCACAATTCTGACAGCCTCGAATCTCTGGATACTGATGTG TCAAACGGCTGGGACCCCAATGATATGTTCAAGTACAACGAGGAGAAGTATGGAGTCTTGTCTACGTATGACAGCAGCCTGTCCACATATAC GGTCCCCCTTGAGCGCGACAACTCAGAGGAGTTCCTCAAGAGGGAAGCGCGAGCTGCCCAGCTGGCCGAGGAGATAGAAGCCAGCTCCACTTACAAGGCCCGTGTGGCCCTAGAGAATGATGAGCGCTCAGAGGAAGAGAAATTCACTGCGGTGGTACGGGGGGAAAGAGAGATGCACACACTGAGCAG GGAGAACAAGTACATTCCCCCTGGCCAGAGAAACAGGGAGGCAATGTCATGGGGGTCTGGACGGCAGAATTCCCCACGTCTGGCTACGAACTCAGCAGGGCCTTCGGCTGCTCGTGCGGGACTGCATGACTACAATCAGAGCCCAGGTGGCGACCAGAGGGTGGTGAACGGAG GTTCATCCCATTGGCCCTCACCCTGTCCATCTCCTTCCTCCCGTCCCCTCCCTCGCTACCAGTCCGGCCCCTCCTCCCTGCCTCCTCGGGCCACCACGCCCACCAGGCCACCCTCCAGACCCCCCTCTCGACCTTCCAGGCCACACTCTCATTCATCCtatccctcctcctcctcttcctcctcatctccCTTTCCTGTCCACGGGCCCTCGTCGACGGCCTCCACTCTGCCCAAACGCATGTCTTCAGAAG GTCCACCACGGATGTCTCCGAAATCCCAGAGGACGCCCCGTGCTCACAGAGTACCTCCCAGCAGGACCACTGGGATGCCACCAGGAGTTGATCTAATTTCTCACAATGCCCCTGGAGAGGTCCCAGTGACTCCGTCCAACAGAGGCAACTCCTCGGGAGGAACTTGGTCTTCTGTCGTTAGTGGAG CTCACAGGCCACGCTCCCCACGTCAGAGCAATATGGGTGGAGCCtccccttcctcctcttctctgtcTCAGACAGGAACAACTCCTCCAGAGTCTTTTGCTGCACCGATGTCCGCTTCCTCCCCGACTGCTGCGAGCCCTGCCCCCAATACGCTTGCCTCTCTGACAGGAGATG TTAAAGAAAGTCGTGTCCAGGAGACGAGACAAACATCCCCCAAAGCCAACAAAGACGGCATGAAGGACAGTTCGTCCAGTATCATCAGATCTGTGTGTAAAG GTCCCCCCTCCTTGGCACCTGACCACAGGAAACAACTTGACAATTTAAAGAAATTTAGTGAAGATTTTAGG CTGCAGTCTAGTTCTAACTCTGACCCTGCCTTCGACCACATGATCACCAAGCCTCCAAGAGACTCTGCGGACAAGCCTACCGACCTTGCCTCCTTGGACAAAGCCGCAACAGGCCCTGAAGAGCACGGCGGTGGCACCCCGTCCACGGGCGCCATCAACACGAGTAAGCCCGGCAGCCCCGCCGCGCTGTCCCCGTCTCCTTCGGGCCCAGAGCAGAAGAGGGTGGGGCTGGATGTGACCTCGCAAGGTGTTCAGACGACAGCCATGTCTACTTTTGGAGGACCCAAGCATGAAGAGAAGGAGGACAAGAAGGAGGCGGTACAAGA TCAAGTGAGAAAGTCCACCTTAAACCCCAACGCCAACGAGTTCAAGCCGAGGTTCAACACGCAG CAGCCCAAACCACCCAACACCCCGACACCCCCGCGACCTCAGGGCCAGCCCAGCCCCTCCATTGTGGTCCAGCAGCCCCCCACCGTCTACGGCCAGCCGGTGTGCTTCCCCCAGATGTATCCCCTCACACCAGTTAGTCCCGGCGTACAG TCTCCAGCGATGTACCAGGTCCAGATGCCGCATATGACTGTCAACCAGTCTAAACCGTACAGACCAGGTAAAG TGCCCAACATGACGCAGGGCAGGTCGGACCAACACCACCCGCCGGGCACGCCCACCCTCATGCACCCGGCCACAGCAGCGGGGCCGCCGATCATCACGCAGAGCCCGGCCTACTCCGCCCAGTACTTCACGTGCAGCCCGCAGCAGTTCCCCAGTCAGCAGCTGGTTCAGCAGATGCCACATTACCAGTCTCAG GCACAGCACGTGTTCAGTCCTGTGATGCAGGGCAGCGCCCGCATGATGGCGCCCCACGGCCAGCCCAGCCTGGTGTCGTCCTCCACCAATCAGTACCCAGAGCAGACGCACACCATGTATG TGTCTCCTGGCCCCATGCCCCAGCAGTACCCACACCCGAGCGCCACCTTGCATCCCCACCAGCAGCACCCTCAGCCCTCCGCCACGCCCACAGGCCAAGCGCAGCAGGGGGGCCCGCCCCAGCACGGAGGCCCACCCAACCACCCGGCCGCCAGCCCTGTGCAGCACCCGCAGCACCCTCAGGCGGCAGCGG CTGCCGCGGCCGCCGCCCAAGCTATCCACTTGGCCAACCAATCCCAGCAGCCCATGTACTCCGCTTTGGCCCCCACGCCGCCTTCCATGACGCCGGGCCCCAACCCGCAGTCTCCACAGGCGTCCTTCCCGTCGGCACAGCAGACAGTCTACATCCACCCGCAGCAGGTGCAGCATGGATACAACCCCAACCACATGGCCCACGTGCAGCAG
- the atxn2 gene encoding ataxin-2 isoform X7 yields MSMKAGGNRSKPGGGNAAGAGGSGGGRQNLGRGRHSGKGPAAVIFNGVYANMRMVHVLTSVVGTKCELKVKNGAVYEGVFKTYGPECDLVLDAAHRKSPELSVGPRKEDIVESIVFKAVDVVAVSFKDVDLNFARKVSSDTEHKGISLRVSDNFTDSAVSGRINGEHKEKDLEPWDGGETHNSDSLESLDTDVSNGWDPNDMFKYNEEKYGVLSTYDSSLSTYTVPLERDNSEEFLKREARAAQLAEEIEASSTYKARVALENDERSEEEKFTAVVRGEREMHTLSRENKYIPPGQRNREAMSWGSGRQNSPRLATNSAGPSAARAGLHDYNQSPGGDQRVVNGGSSHWPSPCPSPSSRPLPRYQSGPSSLPPRATTPTRPPSRPPSRPSRPHSHSSYPSSSSSSSSPFPVHGPSSTASTLPKRMSSEGPPRMSPKSQRTPRAHRVPPSRTTGMPPGVDLISHNAPGEVPVTPSNRGNSSGGTWSSVVSGAHRPRSPRQSNMGGASPSSSSLSQTGTTPPESFAAPMSASSPTAASPAPNTLASLTGDVKESRVQETRQTSPKANKDGMKDSSSSIIRSVCKGPPSLAPDHRKQLDNLKKFSEDFRLQSSSNSDPAFDHMITKPPRDSADKPTDLASLDKAATGPEEHGGGTPSTGAINTSKPGSPAALSPSPSGPEQKRVGLDVTSQGVQTTAMSTFGGPKHEEKEDKKEAVQDQVRKSTLNPNANEFKPRFNTQQPKPPNTPTPPRPQGQPSPSIVVQQPPTVYGQPVCFPQMYPLTPVSPGVQKSIIWKSPAMYQVQMPHMTVNQSKPYRPGKVPNMTQGRSDQHHPPGTPTLMHPATAAGPPIITQSPAYSAQYFTCSPQQFPSQQLVQQMPHYQSQAQHVFSPVMQGSARMMAPHGQPSLVSSSTNQYPEQTHTMYVSPGPMPQQYPHPSATLHPHQQHPQPSATPTGQAQQGGPPQHGGPPNHPAASPVQHPQHPQAAAAAAAAAQAIHLANQSQQPMYSALAPTPPSMTPGPNPQSPQASFPSAQQTVYIHPQQVQHGYNPNHMAHVQQAHMQSGMVPSHHAAPAHAPMMLMATQGPPGGPQPPMAQTALNHIPVSSTTHFSYLAHPQVQTHHQQQL; encoded by the exons ggGAAGACACAGTGGTAAAGGTCCTGCAGCG GTCATTTTCAATGGAGTGTATGCGAACATGAGGATGGTCCACGTCTTGACATCAGTTGTG GGGACCAAGTGTGAACTGAAGGTGAAAAATGGAGCAGTCTATGAAGGAGTATTCAAGACCTATGGTCCAGAG TGTGACTTGGTGTTGGACGCAGCCCACAGGAAGAGCCCAGAGCTAAGCGTGGGCCCCAGGAAAGAGGACATTGTGGAGAGCATTGTCTTCAAGGCAGTCGATGTTGTCGCCGTGTCCTTCAAAGACGTTGACCTTAACTTTGCAAGGAAAG TTTCCTCAGACACAG aGCATAAAGGTATATCCTTGCGTGTCTCAGATAACTTCACAGACTCCGCAGTCAGTGGAAGGATCAATGGTGAGCATAAAGAGAAAGATCTCGAGCCGTGGGATGGCGGAGAAACCCACAATTCTGACAGCCTCGAATCTCTGGATACTGATGTG TCAAACGGCTGGGACCCCAATGATATGTTCAAGTACAACGAGGAGAAGTATGGAGTCTTGTCTACGTATGACAGCAGCCTGTCCACATATAC GGTCCCCCTTGAGCGCGACAACTCAGAGGAGTTCCTCAAGAGGGAAGCGCGAGCTGCCCAGCTGGCCGAGGAGATAGAAGCCAGCTCCACTTACAAGGCCCGTGTGGCCCTAGAGAATGATGAGCGCTCAGAGGAAGAGAAATTCACTGCGGTGGTACGGGGGGAAAGAGAGATGCACACACTGAGCAG GGAGAACAAGTACATTCCCCCTGGCCAGAGAAACAGGGAGGCAATGTCATGGGGGTCTGGACGGCAGAATTCCCCACGTCTGGCTACGAACTCAGCAGGGCCTTCGGCTGCTCGTGCGGGACTGCATGACTACAATCAGAGCCCAGGTGGCGACCAGAGGGTGGTGAACGGAG GTTCATCCCATTGGCCCTCACCCTGTCCATCTCCTTCCTCCCGTCCCCTCCCTCGCTACCAGTCCGGCCCCTCCTCCCTGCCTCCTCGGGCCACCACGCCCACCAGGCCACCCTCCAGACCCCCCTCTCGACCTTCCAGGCCACACTCTCATTCATCCtatccctcctcctcctcttcctcctcatctccCTTTCCTGTCCACGGGCCCTCGTCGACGGCCTCCACTCTGCCCAAACGCATGTCTTCAGAAG GTCCACCACGGATGTCTCCGAAATCCCAGAGGACGCCCCGTGCTCACAGAGTACCTCCCAGCAGGACCACTGGGATGCCACCAGGAGTTGATCTAATTTCTCACAATGCCCCTGGAGAGGTCCCAGTGACTCCGTCCAACAGAGGCAACTCCTCGGGAGGAACTTGGTCTTCTGTCGTTAGTGGAG CTCACAGGCCACGCTCCCCACGTCAGAGCAATATGGGTGGAGCCtccccttcctcctcttctctgtcTCAGACAGGAACAACTCCTCCAGAGTCTTTTGCTGCACCGATGTCCGCTTCCTCCCCGACTGCTGCGAGCCCTGCCCCCAATACGCTTGCCTCTCTGACAGGAGATG TTAAAGAAAGTCGTGTCCAGGAGACGAGACAAACATCCCCCAAAGCCAACAAAGACGGCATGAAGGACAGTTCGTCCAGTATCATCAGATCTGTGTGTAAAG GTCCCCCCTCCTTGGCACCTGACCACAGGAAACAACTTGACAATTTAAAGAAATTTAGTGAAGATTTTAGG CTGCAGTCTAGTTCTAACTCTGACCCTGCCTTCGACCACATGATCACCAAGCCTCCAAGAGACTCTGCGGACAAGCCTACCGACCTTGCCTCCTTGGACAAAGCCGCAACAGGCCCTGAAGAGCACGGCGGTGGCACCCCGTCCACGGGCGCCATCAACACGAGTAAGCCCGGCAGCCCCGCCGCGCTGTCCCCGTCTCCTTCGGGCCCAGAGCAGAAGAGGGTGGGGCTGGATGTGACCTCGCAAGGTGTTCAGACGACAGCCATGTCTACTTTTGGAGGACCCAAGCATGAAGAGAAGGAGGACAAGAAGGAGGCGGTACAAGA TCAAGTGAGAAAGTCCACCTTAAACCCCAACGCCAACGAGTTCAAGCCGAGGTTCAACACGCAG CAGCCCAAACCACCCAACACCCCGACACCCCCGCGACCTCAGGGCCAGCCCAGCCCCTCCATTGTGGTCCAGCAGCCCCCCACCGTCTACGGCCAGCCGGTGTGCTTCCCCCAGATGTATCCCCTCACACCAGTTAGTCCCGGCGTACAG AAAAGCATAATATGGAAG TCTCCAGCGATGTACCAGGTCCAGATGCCGCATATGACTGTCAACCAGTCTAAACCGTACAGACCAGGTAAAG TGCCCAACATGACGCAGGGCAGGTCGGACCAACACCACCCGCCGGGCACGCCCACCCTCATGCACCCGGCCACAGCAGCGGGGCCGCCGATCATCACGCAGAGCCCGGCCTACTCCGCCCAGTACTTCACGTGCAGCCCGCAGCAGTTCCCCAGTCAGCAGCTGGTTCAGCAGATGCCACATTACCAGTCTCAG GCACAGCACGTGTTCAGTCCTGTGATGCAGGGCAGCGCCCGCATGATGGCGCCCCACGGCCAGCCCAGCCTGGTGTCGTCCTCCACCAATCAGTACCCAGAGCAGACGCACACCATGTATG TGTCTCCTGGCCCCATGCCCCAGCAGTACCCACACCCGAGCGCCACCTTGCATCCCCACCAGCAGCACCCTCAGCCCTCCGCCACGCCCACAGGCCAAGCGCAGCAGGGGGGCCCGCCCCAGCACGGAGGCCCACCCAACCACCCGGCCGCCAGCCCTGTGCAGCACCCGCAGCACCCTCAGGCGGCAGCGG CTGCCGCGGCCGCCGCCCAAGCTATCCACTTGGCCAACCAATCCCAGCAGCCCATGTACTCCGCTTTGGCCCCCACGCCGCCTTCCATGACGCCGGGCCCCAACCCGCAGTCTCCACAGGCGTCCTTCCCGTCGGCACAGCAGACAGTCTACATCCACCCGCAGCAGGTGCAGCATGGATACAACCCCAACCACATGGCCCACGTGCAGCAG
- the atxn2 gene encoding ataxin-2 isoform X8, producing the protein MSMKAGGNRSKPGGGNAAGAGGSGGGRQNLGRGRHSGKGPAAVIFNGVYANMRMVHVLTSVVGTKCELKVKNGAVYEGVFKTYGPECDLVLDAAHRKSPELSVGPRKEDIVESIVFKAVDVVAVSFKDVDLNFARKVSSDTEHKGISLRVSDNFTDSAVSGRINGEHKEKDLEPWDGGETHNSDSLESLDTDVSNGWDPNDMFKYNEEKYGVLSTYDSSLSTYTVPLERDNSEEFLKREARAAQLAEEIEASSTYKARVALENDERSEEEKFTAVVRGEREMHTLSRENKYIPPGQRNREAMSWGSGRQNSPRLATNSAGPSAARAGLHDYNQSPGGDQRVVNGGSSHWPSPCPSPSSRPLPRYQSGPSSLPPRATTPTRPPSRPPSRPSRPHSHSSYPSSSSSSSSPFPVHGPSSTASTLPKRMSSEGPPRMSPKSQRTPRAHRVPPSRTTGMPPGVDLISHNAPGEVPVTPSNRGNSSGGTWSSVVSGAHRPRSPRQSNMGGASPSSSSLSQTGTTPPESFAAPMSASSPTAASPAPNTLASLTGDVKESRVQETRQTSPKANKDGMKDSSSSIIRSVCKGPPSLAPDHRKQLDNLKKFSEDFRLQSSSNSDPAFDHMITKPPRDSADKPTDLASLDKAATGPEEHGGGTPSTGAINTSKPGSPAALSPSPSGPEQKRVGLDVTSQGVQTTAMSTFGGPKHEEKEDKKEAVQDQVRKSTLNPNANEFKPRFNTQPKPPNTPTPPRPQGQPSPSIVVQQPPTVYGQPVCFPQMYPLTPVSPGVQKSIIWKSPAMYQVQMPHMTVNQSKPYRPGKVPNMTQGRSDQHHPPGTPTLMHPATAAGPPIITQSPAYSAQYFTCSPQQFPSQQLVQQMPHYQSQAQHVFSPVMQGSARMMAPHGQPSLVSSSTNQYPEQTHTMYVSPGPMPQQYPHPSATLHPHQQHPQPSATPTGQAQQGGPPQHGGPPNHPAASPVQHPQHPQAAAAAAAAAQAIHLANQSQQPMYSALAPTPPSMTPGPNPQSPQASFPSAQQTVYIHPQQVQHGYNPNHMAHVQQAHMQSGMVPSHHAAPAHAPMMLMATQGPPGGPQPPMAQTALNHIPVSSTTHFSYLAHPQVQTHHQQQL; encoded by the exons ggGAAGACACAGTGGTAAAGGTCCTGCAGCG GTCATTTTCAATGGAGTGTATGCGAACATGAGGATGGTCCACGTCTTGACATCAGTTGTG GGGACCAAGTGTGAACTGAAGGTGAAAAATGGAGCAGTCTATGAAGGAGTATTCAAGACCTATGGTCCAGAG TGTGACTTGGTGTTGGACGCAGCCCACAGGAAGAGCCCAGAGCTAAGCGTGGGCCCCAGGAAAGAGGACATTGTGGAGAGCATTGTCTTCAAGGCAGTCGATGTTGTCGCCGTGTCCTTCAAAGACGTTGACCTTAACTTTGCAAGGAAAG TTTCCTCAGACACAG aGCATAAAGGTATATCCTTGCGTGTCTCAGATAACTTCACAGACTCCGCAGTCAGTGGAAGGATCAATGGTGAGCATAAAGAGAAAGATCTCGAGCCGTGGGATGGCGGAGAAACCCACAATTCTGACAGCCTCGAATCTCTGGATACTGATGTG TCAAACGGCTGGGACCCCAATGATATGTTCAAGTACAACGAGGAGAAGTATGGAGTCTTGTCTACGTATGACAGCAGCCTGTCCACATATAC GGTCCCCCTTGAGCGCGACAACTCAGAGGAGTTCCTCAAGAGGGAAGCGCGAGCTGCCCAGCTGGCCGAGGAGATAGAAGCCAGCTCCACTTACAAGGCCCGTGTGGCCCTAGAGAATGATGAGCGCTCAGAGGAAGAGAAATTCACTGCGGTGGTACGGGGGGAAAGAGAGATGCACACACTGAGCAG GGAGAACAAGTACATTCCCCCTGGCCAGAGAAACAGGGAGGCAATGTCATGGGGGTCTGGACGGCAGAATTCCCCACGTCTGGCTACGAACTCAGCAGGGCCTTCGGCTGCTCGTGCGGGACTGCATGACTACAATCAGAGCCCAGGTGGCGACCAGAGGGTGGTGAACGGAG GTTCATCCCATTGGCCCTCACCCTGTCCATCTCCTTCCTCCCGTCCCCTCCCTCGCTACCAGTCCGGCCCCTCCTCCCTGCCTCCTCGGGCCACCACGCCCACCAGGCCACCCTCCAGACCCCCCTCTCGACCTTCCAGGCCACACTCTCATTCATCCtatccctcctcctcctcttcctcctcatctccCTTTCCTGTCCACGGGCCCTCGTCGACGGCCTCCACTCTGCCCAAACGCATGTCTTCAGAAG GTCCACCACGGATGTCTCCGAAATCCCAGAGGACGCCCCGTGCTCACAGAGTACCTCCCAGCAGGACCACTGGGATGCCACCAGGAGTTGATCTAATTTCTCACAATGCCCCTGGAGAGGTCCCAGTGACTCCGTCCAACAGAGGCAACTCCTCGGGAGGAACTTGGTCTTCTGTCGTTAGTGGAG CTCACAGGCCACGCTCCCCACGTCAGAGCAATATGGGTGGAGCCtccccttcctcctcttctctgtcTCAGACAGGAACAACTCCTCCAGAGTCTTTTGCTGCACCGATGTCCGCTTCCTCCCCGACTGCTGCGAGCCCTGCCCCCAATACGCTTGCCTCTCTGACAGGAGATG TTAAAGAAAGTCGTGTCCAGGAGACGAGACAAACATCCCCCAAAGCCAACAAAGACGGCATGAAGGACAGTTCGTCCAGTATCATCAGATCTGTGTGTAAAG GTCCCCCCTCCTTGGCACCTGACCACAGGAAACAACTTGACAATTTAAAGAAATTTAGTGAAGATTTTAGG CTGCAGTCTAGTTCTAACTCTGACCCTGCCTTCGACCACATGATCACCAAGCCTCCAAGAGACTCTGCGGACAAGCCTACCGACCTTGCCTCCTTGGACAAAGCCGCAACAGGCCCTGAAGAGCACGGCGGTGGCACCCCGTCCACGGGCGCCATCAACACGAGTAAGCCCGGCAGCCCCGCCGCGCTGTCCCCGTCTCCTTCGGGCCCAGAGCAGAAGAGGGTGGGGCTGGATGTGACCTCGCAAGGTGTTCAGACGACAGCCATGTCTACTTTTGGAGGACCCAAGCATGAAGAGAAGGAGGACAAGAAGGAGGCGGTACAAGA TCAAGTGAGAAAGTCCACCTTAAACCCCAACGCCAACGAGTTCAAGCCGAGGTTCAACACGCAG CCCAAACCACCCAACACCCCGACACCCCCGCGACCTCAGGGCCAGCCCAGCCCCTCCATTGTGGTCCAGCAGCCCCCCACCGTCTACGGCCAGCCGGTGTGCTTCCCCCAGATGTATCCCCTCACACCAGTTAGTCCCGGCGTACAG AAAAGCATAATATGGAAG TCTCCAGCGATGTACCAGGTCCAGATGCCGCATATGACTGTCAACCAGTCTAAACCGTACAGACCAGGTAAAG TGCCCAACATGACGCAGGGCAGGTCGGACCAACACCACCCGCCGGGCACGCCCACCCTCATGCACCCGGCCACAGCAGCGGGGCCGCCGATCATCACGCAGAGCCCGGCCTACTCCGCCCAGTACTTCACGTGCAGCCCGCAGCAGTTCCCCAGTCAGCAGCTGGTTCAGCAGATGCCACATTACCAGTCTCAG GCACAGCACGTGTTCAGTCCTGTGATGCAGGGCAGCGCCCGCATGATGGCGCCCCACGGCCAGCCCAGCCTGGTGTCGTCCTCCACCAATCAGTACCCAGAGCAGACGCACACCATGTATG TGTCTCCTGGCCCCATGCCCCAGCAGTACCCACACCCGAGCGCCACCTTGCATCCCCACCAGCAGCACCCTCAGCCCTCCGCCACGCCCACAGGCCAAGCGCAGCAGGGGGGCCCGCCCCAGCACGGAGGCCCACCCAACCACCCGGCCGCCAGCCCTGTGCAGCACCCGCAGCACCCTCAGGCGGCAGCGG CTGCCGCGGCCGCCGCCCAAGCTATCCACTTGGCCAACCAATCCCAGCAGCCCATGTACTCCGCTTTGGCCCCCACGCCGCCTTCCATGACGCCGGGCCCCAACCCGCAGTCTCCACAGGCGTCCTTCCCGTCGGCACAGCAGACAGTCTACATCCACCCGCAGCAGGTGCAGCATGGATACAACCCCAACCACATGGCCCACGTGCAGCAG